One Rhodothermus bifroesti DNA window includes the following coding sequences:
- a CDS encoding MerR family transcriptional regulator, with product MLDKDELILSSTEAAALLEIHVSSIKRWSDEGRLEAVRTPGGHRRFSLQTLLMFAKQEQLRIPLLGFAPYEAKVWRGLQQLRQGMVPKELLALMYQWLKEGKSGRLIRLILFFYRYGVSIASLGDYLLGPLMDQVGAAWEVGEVGIGEEHRMTQVLVDALYALRHVEQEPEEPIALVACPEGEQHELGAFLVRLILEEHRWRVLYLGADVPAEEVGWQQQQWRASLVALSFVPPLGRADVLRTIRVLDQLYNPDCPYTLILGGKGTAAVRCIHGSFKEIVIFQKLEDFELWLYQHHAQR from the coding sequence ATGTTAGATAAAGACGAATTAATCCTTTCCTCTACAGAGGCTGCAGCGTTACTGGAAATTCACGTTTCTTCGATTAAGCGATGGAGTGACGAGGGACGGTTAGAGGCTGTACGTACACCTGGGGGACATCGCAGATTTTCCCTGCAAACGCTGCTCATGTTTGCAAAGCAGGAGCAACTGCGCATTCCCCTTTTAGGGTTTGCGCCATATGAGGCTAAGGTGTGGCGTGGGTTGCAGCAGTTGCGCCAAGGCATGGTGCCCAAAGAACTGCTTGCATTAATGTATCAGTGGCTTAAAGAGGGAAAAAGCGGACGTTTAATCCGGCTTATTTTATTTTTTTATCGCTACGGCGTCTCGATAGCCAGCTTGGGTGATTATTTGCTGGGGCCTTTGATGGATCAGGTTGGTGCAGCTTGGGAAGTGGGCGAGGTAGGCATTGGCGAAGAGCATCGAATGACCCAAGTGCTGGTGGATGCGCTCTATGCGCTTAGGCATGTAGAACAGGAGCCTGAAGAGCCAATAGCGCTTGTAGCTTGCCCAGAAGGCGAGCAGCACGAATTGGGAGCATTCTTAGTGCGTCTCATTTTAGAGGAGCATCGATGGCGGGTGCTTTACCTAGGAGCTGATGTTCCAGCTGAAGAAGTGGGATGGCAACAGCAACAGTGGCGGGCAAGCCTTGTGGCGCTTTCTTTTGTGCCACCGCTAGGGCGTGCTGATGTTTTACGGACGATTCGGGTGCTCGATCAACTTTACAATCCAGATTGTCCATATACGCTCATCCTTGGAGGTAAAGGGACTGCAGCGGTTAGATGTATCCATGGATCTTTTAAAGAAATAGTTATCTTCCAAAAACTTGAAGATTTTGAATTATGGCTTTACCAACATCACGCGCAACGTTAG
- a CDS encoding carotenoid biosynthesis protein: protein MALPTSRATLGQVDRFLLYGLYGFTLVAVAGFGVFGLNPELLGRWPGLAPFYVRSFSFFARLHVLLTALVIVVYLARRVGLKWVPAAIVVYALSLLSETLGTTYGLPFGSYRYTALLGEKWFGRVPYLIPLSWFVMAVPCFALAYKTFPERRWFGRVLLATYLLVVWDLSLDPAMSYLTSYWTWEEKGLYYGMPLINLAGWALTGLGIMITLELMRSTRWAVMLDARWMTAFYGAVLLMPLGMLAAAGLWGAVGATLGALALAWGIIRRGRRRLAALGRSATSGEQAAQFENDPSRFFARHARSFAFAARFFPSSFRREVVLLYGFCRLTDDLIDAAERTVSPELLHERFKLWQQCVQDAYDGRPSRLRWLDELMQRSRASGLPWVVVQALLDGVRSDIGPVRLRSYPELDHYAYCVGSTVGLWMCYLMGITEPNLLKRAEALGRAMQYTNIVRDVGEDLLRNRIYLPAERLAAYGLDEATLRQMQQTGILNPAYPMLLEEIMQRAEHDYAAAWEAVPALPSRMREAIAVALELYQGIHRALRRNSYNNLTRRAYISMIEKSALALHALWRLHGFPKLKSALT, encoded by the coding sequence ATGGCTTTACCAACATCACGCGCAACGTTAGGGCAAGTTGACCGATTTCTACTCTATGGCCTGTATGGGTTTACACTGGTTGCGGTTGCAGGCTTTGGTGTCTTTGGGCTAAATCCGGAGCTTTTGGGACGCTGGCCTGGGCTTGCGCCTTTTTATGTGCGCTCGTTTTCCTTTTTTGCCCGCCTGCACGTGCTGCTTACAGCGCTGGTGATTGTGGTTTACTTGGCGCGCCGTGTTGGACTAAAGTGGGTTCCAGCAGCAATTGTGGTGTATGCTTTGAGCTTGCTGAGCGAAACTCTAGGTACAACGTACGGCCTACCTTTTGGCTCATACCGCTATACCGCCCTTTTAGGGGAAAAATGGTTTGGACGTGTGCCTTATCTGATACCCTTGAGTTGGTTTGTAATGGCCGTGCCTTGCTTTGCCCTAGCCTATAAAACTTTTCCGGAGCGGCGGTGGTTTGGCCGTGTGCTCCTAGCGACTTACTTACTGGTGGTGTGGGATCTGAGCCTAGATCCAGCTATGAGTTATCTAACTTCTTACTGGACCTGGGAAGAGAAAGGCCTGTATTACGGTATGCCTTTGATCAATCTGGCTGGATGGGCGCTGACGGGTCTAGGGATCATGATTACGCTAGAGCTGATGCGTAGTACGCGATGGGCAGTGATGTTGGATGCGCGCTGGATGACGGCGTTCTATGGCGCTGTGCTTTTGATGCCTTTAGGTATGCTAGCTGCAGCGGGACTTTGGGGGGCCGTTGGCGCTACTTTGGGAGCACTTGCTTTAGCTTGGGGGATCATCAGGCGAGGTCGCCGGCGTTTGGCTGCGCTTGGCAGGTCCGCAACCTCCGGGGAGCAAGCAGCTCAGTTCGAAAATGATCCGTCACGTTTTTTTGCTCGCCATGCCCGCTCTTTTGCTTTTGCTGCTCGCTTTTTTCCATCAAGTTTTCGGAGGGAAGTAGTTCTACTTTACGGTTTTTGTCGCCTCACCGACGATTTGATTGACGCTGCTGAGCGTACGGTGTCTCCTGAGCTGCTGCATGAACGCTTCAAGCTTTGGCAACAATGCGTGCAGGATGCTTACGATGGGAGGCCATCTAGATTGCGCTGGTTAGACGAGCTAATGCAGCGTTCGCGCGCAAGCGGATTGCCTTGGGTGGTAGTTCAAGCACTGCTTGATGGCGTAAGAAGTGACATTGGTCCCGTGCGTTTGAGGTCATATCCCGAGTTGGATCATTATGCCTATTGTGTAGGCTCAACGGTAGGCTTATGGATGTGCTATCTGATGGGTATAACAGAGCCCAACCTATTAAAACGGGCCGAAGCCTTGGGAAGAGCAATGCAGTACACCAATATTGTACGTGATGTAGGGGAAGACTTGCTGCGTAATCGCATCTACTTGCCCGCTGAGCGTTTAGCAGCCTATGGTTTAGATGAGGCAACTTTACGCCAGATGCAGCAAACAGGCATTTTAAACCCTGCTTACCCTATGCTTCTTGAAGAAATTATGCAGCGCGCCGAGCATGACTACGCTGCGGCCTGGGAAGCCGTCCCGGCATTGCCGTCCCGCATGCGTGAAGCTATCGCTGTAGCTTTAGAGCTATACCAAGGCATTCATAGGGCTTTGCGACGCAATAGCTATAACAACCTCACGCGCCGAGCTTATATCTCAATGATTGAAAAGTCAGCTTTAGCTTTGCATGCTCTTTGGCGTTTGCATGGTTTCCCCAAGCTTAAATCCGCCTTAACATGA
- a CDS encoding lysophospholipid acyltransferase family protein: protein MNKPACWCRPVVKVFFSFFAPYRWLCLHRVLIAESSPPLGSDRAVLLCANHVSWWDGFLLRAVHHRLAAHMPLYTVMLSAQRQRFFWFRWMGALGIDPGNVGSLRRLFRFLHQERKRRPYWLAFFPQGKIRPSFARPLRFQPGIRLMVRAVHPGWIIPVALHLEPLRYPGPTAFVILGRPIDTTEDPSPEMLEAATQNLLDRLLMWLSEVGEDAEARWPQFVADLVNSISNAS, encoded by the coding sequence ATGAACAAGCCTGCTTGCTGGTGTAGACCCGTAGTCAAGGTTTTTTTTAGCTTTTTTGCTCCTTATAGATGGTTATGTTTGCACCGTGTGCTTATTGCTGAATCCAGCCCGCCTCTAGGGTCTGATCGTGCCGTACTGCTGTGTGCGAATCATGTAAGCTGGTGGGATGGCTTTTTACTTCGGGCTGTGCATCATCGTTTAGCAGCCCATATGCCTTTATACACTGTAATGCTTAGTGCGCAGCGGCAACGGTTTTTCTGGTTTCGCTGGATGGGGGCTTTAGGGATAGATCCTGGGAATGTGGGGTCTCTACGTCGGTTGTTTCGCTTTTTGCATCAAGAACGCAAGCGTAGACCTTACTGGCTGGCGTTTTTTCCACAAGGAAAGATTAGACCCTCTTTTGCGCGTCCCTTGCGGTTTCAGCCCGGTATTCGTCTAATGGTGCGTGCCGTGCATCCGGGATGGATTATACCGGTTGCATTACACCTGGAGCCGTTGCGCTATCCAGGACCTACGGCTTTTGTGATACTAGGCAGGCCTATAGACACTACCGAAGACCCTAGCCCAGAGATGTTAGAGGCAGCGACCCAAAACCTCCTAGATCGGTTATTGATGTGGCTTAGTGAAGTAGGCGAAGATGCTGAAGCGCGTTGGCCTCAGTTTGTTGCGGACCTGGTCAATTCAATCTCAAATGCATCATGA
- the crtI gene encoding phytoene desaturase family protein has protein sequence MKEQSAVVIGSGFGGLAAAIRLQAMGFKTILFEQRARVGGRAYQLLDRGYTFDMGPSLITAPSLLKHLFAIAGRDLEAYVSLVPLDPFYRVYFHDGTYIDYTADPERMRAQMARFNEKDAAHYDRFMKATQPIYEAVMQEGLGARPFDTVGKLLAFLPRALRLGAVQPVSRFARRFFKDFRHHFLYSFHPLFIGGNPFRAPAVYIMIPYLERKEGVWFALGGMYSLVEAMARVFLELGGIIHTATPVTHIVVKNGRVKGVETAKGFYEAKLVVSNADPGFTYQHLVDATYRRRWNDRRIARLHYSMSCFLLYLGVRQTYPQLLHHTLILSHRYRELIRDIFDRKILAADFSLYLHAPTRTDPSMAPEGGESLYVLAPVPNLLSGVNWKVEAPRYADRLLSFLENWGLEGLRAKLEVLHWFTPEDFAVQLSTPYGSAFSIEPRLLQTAYFRPHNRSEDVQGLYFVGAGTHPGAGLPGVLLSAEATAYAIAQDYNVRATSRTATWA, from the coding sequence ATGAAGGAACAAAGCGCAGTGGTTATCGGCAGCGGTTTTGGCGGCTTAGCGGCTGCTATCCGGCTGCAGGCTATGGGTTTTAAGACGATCCTATTTGAGCAGCGTGCACGTGTAGGAGGGCGGGCTTATCAGCTTCTGGACCGGGGTTATACGTTCGATATGGGCCCAAGTTTGATTACAGCGCCCTCTCTGCTTAAACACTTGTTTGCAATTGCCGGACGCGATCTAGAAGCCTATGTTTCGCTTGTGCCGCTAGATCCCTTCTATCGTGTCTATTTCCACGACGGTACGTATATCGACTACACAGCCGATCCAGAGCGCATGCGTGCTCAAATGGCGCGCTTCAATGAGAAAGACGCTGCGCACTATGACCGTTTTATGAAGGCTACGCAGCCTATTTATGAAGCTGTTATGCAGGAAGGATTAGGGGCTCGGCCTTTTGATACAGTCGGCAAGCTGCTGGCTTTTCTTCCTAGAGCCCTACGCTTGGGAGCCGTGCAGCCTGTAAGTCGTTTTGCACGGCGTTTTTTCAAAGATTTCCGTCATCACTTTCTTTATAGCTTCCACCCCTTGTTTATCGGCGGCAATCCGTTTCGCGCACCGGCGGTTTATATCATGATTCCTTATTTAGAACGGAAAGAAGGGGTTTGGTTTGCACTAGGAGGAATGTACAGTTTAGTAGAAGCTATGGCCCGTGTATTTTTAGAATTAGGAGGAATCATTCATACCGCTACGCCAGTAACGCATATTGTGGTCAAAAACGGACGGGTTAAGGGCGTTGAAACAGCTAAGGGCTTTTATGAGGCTAAGCTGGTCGTCAGCAATGCTGATCCCGGCTTTACCTATCAACACCTCGTCGATGCGACCTATCGCCGGCGTTGGAACGATCGTCGCATTGCTCGCCTGCACTACAGCATGAGCTGCTTTTTGCTTTACCTGGGCGTGCGACAAACCTACCCACAGTTACTGCACCATACACTTATCCTTTCGCACCGCTATCGGGAGTTGATTCGGGATATTTTTGACCGAAAAATTTTGGCTGCCGACTTTAGCTTGTATCTCCATGCCCCTACGCGTACAGATCCTTCGATGGCTCCTGAAGGTGGAGAAAGCCTTTATGTATTGGCCCCGGTACCCAATCTCCTATCAGGGGTTAACTGGAAAGTCGAAGCGCCCCGCTATGCTGATCGGCTCCTAAGCTTTTTAGAAAACTGGGGACTTGAAGGACTTCGAGCGAAGCTCGAGGTTTTGCACTGGTTTACGCCAGAAGATTTTGCCGTGCAACTTTCTACGCCTTATGGCAGTGCCTTTAGCATCGAGCCGCGCCTGCTGCAAACGGCTTATTTTCGCCCGCACAACCGCAGTGAAGACGTGCAGGGGCTGTATTTTGTAGGGGCTGGAACACACCCCGGAGCTGGGTTGCCTGGCGTGTTGCTTTCAGCAGAAGCAACGGCCTATGCCATTGCTCAAGACTACAACGTAAGGGCAACTTCCCGAACAGCTACTTGGGCATAA
- a CDS encoding peptidoglycan DD-metalloendopeptidase family protein: MRTPWFLALLLGISLYVTLHLISFSTPPPTVEKSSPPEVLTITYDAFGIEEGEYERLTHRIRQGETFAAILARYEVPYNDILALTQAAKGVFNIRQLQAGRLLHVYRDSTGAQLFVYQPDPVRFVVFDRREPVHVYSGRRAVERVPRVVHGTIRGSLYETLQEAGADPELAVRLSEIFAWQIDFYRIQRGDRFVALYEEARIDGETIGVERILAARFQHQGEDFYAFRFEHAPLGDYYDEQGRNLRKAFLKAPLRYSRITSRYSLSRFHPIQKRYKPHLGTDYAAPAGTPVYATGDGVIIAAGYDQYNGNYVKIRHNAVYTTGYLHFSRIAPGIRPGVRVRQGQVIGYVGSTGLATGPHVCYRFWKNGQQIDPLREPMPPGDPVPDSLRSAFFALRDQLMPHLRFEDSESLYAQVAVREVALTL, from the coding sequence GTGCGGACCCCGTGGTTTTTAGCGTTGCTTTTAGGGATTAGCCTGTACGTAACCCTTCACCTAATCTCGTTTTCCACCCCCCCTCCTACTGTCGAGAAGTCTAGCCCTCCAGAAGTGCTGACCATTACCTACGACGCTTTTGGCATTGAGGAAGGCGAGTATGAACGGCTGACGCATCGCATTCGTCAGGGTGAAACCTTCGCAGCAATACTGGCGCGTTACGAAGTGCCCTACAACGACATTCTTGCGCTCACGCAGGCCGCAAAGGGGGTATTTAACATCCGTCAACTTCAGGCCGGACGGCTGCTGCACGTTTATCGCGATTCCACAGGCGCCCAGCTGTTTGTCTATCAGCCAGATCCTGTACGCTTCGTGGTTTTTGACCGCCGCGAACCTGTGCACGTCTACTCTGGTCGGCGTGCTGTAGAGCGCGTGCCGCGCGTGGTGCACGGTACCATTCGCGGTTCGCTTTACGAAACGCTACAAGAGGCAGGTGCTGATCCTGAACTCGCTGTACGGCTTTCAGAAATCTTTGCCTGGCAGATTGATTTTTACCGTATTCAACGCGGAGATCGGTTTGTCGCCCTTTACGAGGAAGCCCGCATTGATGGCGAAACCATAGGGGTCGAGCGCATACTGGCTGCTCGTTTTCAACATCAAGGAGAAGATTTTTACGCATTTCGTTTTGAACATGCCCCGTTAGGGGACTACTACGATGAACAAGGGCGCAACCTGCGTAAGGCCTTTTTAAAAGCGCCGCTACGCTACAGCCGCATTACTTCTCGTTATAGCCTAAGCCGCTTTCACCCGATTCAAAAACGCTACAAGCCGCACCTAGGTACGGATTATGCAGCACCTGCTGGCACGCCTGTCTATGCCACCGGAGATGGCGTGATCATCGCGGCAGGCTATGATCAGTATAATGGCAACTACGTTAAAATCCGGCACAATGCGGTGTATACCACGGGTTATTTGCATTTCTCACGCATTGCCCCAGGCATTCGTCCGGGCGTTCGCGTGCGTCAAGGCCAAGTGATCGGCTACGTGGGTAGCACGGGCTTGGCTACGGGTCCCCACGTATGTTACCGCTTCTGGAAAAACGGCCAGCAGATTGACCCGCTCCGTGAACCTATGCCGCCGGGTGATCCTGTACCCGACTCCTTACGTAGCGCTTTCTTTGCGCTTCGAGATCAACTCATGCCGCATCTTCGCTTTGAAGACAGCGAGTCCCTTTATGCCCAAGTAGCTGTTCGGGAAGTTGCCCTTACGTTGTAG
- a CDS encoding cob(I)yrinic acid a,c-diamide adenosyltransferase — MKIYTRTGDDGTTGLFGGDRVPKHHPRLEAYGTVDELNSFLGLARTYLAPDDHQAEALLVQLQRLLFEVGADLATPLHSRARITRITPEHTEALEQEIDRLETVLPPLRHFILPGGTPAAAMLHVARTVCRRAERCVSALAEQEAINPELLRFLNRLSDLLFVLARWVNHTHGMAETPWKSSFPRASS, encoded by the coding sequence ATGAAGATCTATACCCGAACCGGCGACGACGGTACCACCGGACTTTTTGGCGGGGATCGCGTTCCTAAACACCACCCAAGGCTGGAGGCTTACGGGACGGTCGATGAGTTGAATTCCTTCTTAGGATTGGCGCGTACGTACCTAGCGCCTGACGACCACCAAGCAGAAGCCTTGCTTGTCCAGCTCCAACGCCTGCTCTTTGAAGTCGGAGCGGATTTAGCCACACCGCTCCATAGCCGAGCCCGCATCACGCGCATCACGCCCGAGCATACCGAGGCCCTGGAACAAGAAATCGATCGCTTAGAAACTGTATTGCCTCCCCTACGGCATTTTATTTTACCAGGAGGGACCCCAGCAGCTGCAATGCTTCACGTAGCCCGCACGGTCTGCCGACGCGCGGAGCGCTGCGTGTCTGCACTAGCGGAGCAAGAAGCCATTAATCCCGAGCTACTTCGGTTCTTGAACCGACTCTCCGATTTGCTCTTCGTACTGGCGCGATGGGTGAACCACACCCATGGCATGGCCGAAACACCTTGGAAATCTTCATTCCCTCGCGCTTCTTCTTGA
- a CDS encoding heme ABC transporter ATP-binding protein: protein MIPIISAEALSVSLGGRTILHGLTFEISAGSFVGLLGPNGSGKTTLLRALSGVLPYKGRLQLEGRPLRQWPRRALARRVAVVRQAPTLSFDFTVEDVVLLGHAPHKGWLAPFTAQDRAKARKALAAVDLADAAHRLLHTLSGGEQQRVFLAQALVQEADLLLLDEPTAHLDVHYQFEFLERMRALTAEGRTVVAVFHDLELAARYADRLLVLHQGQLVGDGPPEAVLTEALIARVFRMAARLCRLADGALCIHYLYPIPELALSP from the coding sequence ATGATACCGATCATTTCAGCAGAAGCGCTGAGCGTCTCGCTTGGTGGACGTACGATCTTGCACGGGCTCACTTTTGAGATCTCGGCGGGTTCCTTTGTAGGGCTCCTAGGGCCCAATGGCAGTGGCAAGACAACGCTCCTTCGAGCGCTCAGCGGTGTGTTGCCTTACAAAGGCCGGTTGCAGCTGGAGGGGCGACCGCTGCGGCAATGGCCCCGACGTGCTTTGGCGCGCCGCGTGGCCGTCGTGCGCCAAGCCCCTACACTGAGCTTTGACTTCACCGTTGAGGACGTAGTTCTGCTGGGGCATGCGCCGCATAAAGGTTGGCTAGCGCCTTTTACCGCGCAAGACCGTGCAAAAGCGCGCAAGGCGCTGGCAGCTGTTGACCTGGCTGACGCAGCTCATCGCCTGCTCCACACCTTGAGCGGTGGGGAGCAGCAGCGCGTGTTTCTGGCCCAAGCACTTGTGCAAGAAGCGGACCTGTTGCTACTGGACGAGCCCACAGCCCACCTAGACGTCCACTACCAATTTGAATTTTTGGAGCGCATGCGTGCCTTAACCGCCGAGGGCCGCACAGTCGTAGCCGTATTTCATGACCTGGAGCTGGCTGCGCGCTATGCCGACCGCTTGTTGGTGCTCCATCAAGGACAGCTGGTCGGCGACGGCCCTCCCGAAGCCGTATTAACCGAAGCGCTGATTGCGCGTGTGTTTCGCATGGCCGCGCGCCTTTGCCGCCTGGCTGATGGAGCCCTTTGCATTCATTACCTTTATCCAATTCCCGAACTGGCGCTTTCTCCATGA
- a CDS encoding T9SS type A sorting domain-containing protein, translating to MPRALQLFGLWVCLALLVAVSARAQEASVLPEVYQLTPAYPNPFQTTTTFTLTVAQAQPVRIELFNLLGQRLRLLYDGWLPGGEPRSFHIEAGDLPSGVYLYRVQGTTFTVTRRVLLIR from the coding sequence ATGCCGCGCGCGTTACAGCTTTTCGGTTTATGGGTATGCTTAGCTCTCCTGGTTGCTGTGTCTGCAAGGGCACAAGAAGCCAGCGTGCTTCCAGAGGTCTATCAGCTGACGCCAGCCTACCCTAATCCTTTTCAAACCACAACCACGTTTACGCTCACCGTTGCGCAAGCGCAGCCTGTGCGCATTGAATTATTTAACCTCCTGGGCCAGCGCTTGCGTTTGCTCTATGATGGCTGGCTTCCTGGCGGAGAGCCGCGTAGCTTTCACATCGAGGCCGGAGATTTGCCTAGCGGGGTATATCTCTACCGGGTGCAAGGCACAACCTTTACGGTCACGCGGCGCGTGCTACTCATTCGATAG
- a CDS encoding L-threonylcarbamoyladenylate synthase encodes MMSHATLLTRDVEVAAALVRQGELVAFPTETVYGLGADAFNPEAVRKIFEAKGRPLDNPLIVHIAEPAQLAALVQEVPETAQRFIDRFFPGPLTLVLPRHPAVPDEVTAGLPTVGVRMPRHPMAQAFLRACGIPVAAPSANRSGRPSPTRWEAVYADLNGRIACILQGDRSDMGLESTVVDCTGAEPLVLRAGAVPLEALQAVVPQTRLATPDDVRQARSPGTRYRHYAPQAQVILVDTPQAAQPHPQHAYIGLASPTHPEAFGLCCVCPDVATYAYELFDFFRRSDAAGCKRIYAQRVPRIGLGLALMDRLERAAAK; translated from the coding sequence GTGATGTCTCACGCTACGCTCCTCACACGCGATGTTGAGGTTGCTGCTGCCTTGGTTCGCCAAGGGGAACTTGTGGCCTTTCCCACAGAAACGGTCTATGGCCTAGGGGCCGATGCTTTCAATCCAGAGGCTGTCCGCAAAATTTTTGAGGCTAAAGGTCGGCCGCTGGATAATCCCCTCATTGTGCACATTGCCGAACCTGCACAACTTGCTGCGTTAGTGCAAGAAGTGCCGGAAACGGCCCAGCGATTTATCGATCGGTTTTTTCCTGGACCTTTGACGTTGGTGTTGCCGCGCCATCCAGCAGTTCCAGATGAGGTAACCGCTGGGCTACCAACGGTTGGGGTGCGCATGCCACGCCATCCTATGGCCCAAGCGTTTCTTAGGGCCTGTGGTATCCCTGTAGCTGCCCCTTCGGCCAACCGGTCCGGCCGCCCCAGCCCTACGCGGTGGGAGGCTGTTTATGCTGATCTCAACGGTCGCATTGCCTGTATCCTCCAGGGAGATCGTAGCGATATGGGCCTGGAGTCAACCGTAGTCGATTGTACTGGAGCAGAGCCTCTGGTGCTGCGTGCTGGTGCGGTGCCCTTAGAGGCTTTACAAGCAGTGGTACCCCAAACCCGTTTGGCAACGCCTGATGATGTACGCCAAGCACGCAGTCCCGGGACCCGTTACCGTCACTATGCGCCCCAGGCCCAAGTTATTTTGGTGGATACGCCCCAGGCAGCCCAGCCGCATCCGCAGCATGCCTACATTGGGCTTGCTTCGCCAACGCACCCCGAAGCCTTTGGTCTGTGCTGCGTATGCCCCGACGTAGCCACCTATGCCTACGAGTTGTTTGACTTTTTTCGCCGGAGCGACGCAGCGGGCTGCAAACGCATCTACGCCCAGCGTGTCCCACGCATCGGCCTGGGTTTAGCCCTCATGGATCGCCTAGAACGGGCAGCTGCAAAGTAA
- a CDS encoding lasso peptide biosynthesis B2 protein produces the protein MITRWRSARPNQAPLTPDLAQPPSLRRMLRLSLRKDALRKLRKGDLSLLWKIFKLIAKLEWQQRRLALPELMQQFEPQLGELPLSPAMLERAERLTLAVLRRLYGYNFCMKQALLLYYFYKRAGKSVCVRFGVRKEAGGLQGHAWIECHGIPIAELEDPRKQFVITYTHPNPLLSKLGESFQEQNLQRK, from the coding sequence GTGATTACACGTTGGCGCAGTGCCCGGCCCAATCAAGCACCCCTCACACCTGATTTAGCGCAGCCGCCTTCGCTGCGCCGGATGTTAAGGCTTTCCTTGCGCAAAGATGCCTTACGCAAACTCAGAAAAGGGGATTTGTCGTTACTCTGGAAGATTTTTAAGCTTATTGCCAAGCTAGAGTGGCAGCAACGACGGTTGGCCTTGCCGGAACTCATGCAGCAATTTGAACCCCAGCTTGGCGAATTGCCACTTTCACCAGCCATGCTGGAACGTGCAGAGCGCTTGACGCTAGCCGTACTACGACGCCTTTATGGTTATAACTTCTGCATGAAACAAGCACTGCTATTGTACTATTTCTACAAACGTGCCGGGAAGTCGGTTTGCGTACGCTTTGGCGTGCGCAAGGAAGCAGGCGGTTTGCAAGGGCATGCCTGGATCGAATGCCACGGCATTCCTATTGCTGAATTAGAAGATCCCAGAAAGCAATTCGTGATTACCTATACCCATCCAAATCCGCTTTTGTCCAAATTGGGGGAATCATTTCAGGAACAGAATTTGCAAAGAAAATAG
- a CDS encoding PqqD family protein encodes MKCYEPIPEVSFTRFDEGEGILLHLANNTYYTLNATGVFIWEQLAQGPKSVSEVAEALLAHFDVSPQEAWRQAELFLEELAQQGLVKAQAG; translated from the coding sequence ATGAAATGCTATGAACCTATCCCTGAGGTAAGCTTTACCCGATTCGATGAAGGGGAGGGGATCTTGCTGCACCTAGCGAACAACACCTACTACACGCTTAACGCTACGGGGGTGTTTATCTGGGAGCAGCTCGCGCAAGGGCCAAAAAGTGTTTCCGAAGTGGCAGAAGCGCTGCTGGCGCACTTTGACGTGTCGCCTCAAGAAGCTTGGCGACAGGCCGAGCTCTTCTTAGAAGAACTTGCCCAACAGGGCTTAGTAAAAGCCCAGGCTGGTTAA
- a CDS encoding HNH endonuclease — MKGHVLVLNQDFSVLTVCSVERALILVFLQKAEVVEAYADRFVRSPSLQFPWPSVVRLKGYVRVPYKHIMLSRKNILRRDRYRCQYCGSRENLTVDHVIPRSRGGKDTWENLVTACTRCNNRKGNRTPEEAGMQLRSQPFRPSHIMFIRDFVGVIDEAWKPYLFLV, encoded by the coding sequence ATGAAAGGGCACGTGCTTGTTCTGAATCAGGACTTCAGCGTGCTCACGGTGTGCAGCGTCGAGCGCGCGCTTATCCTGGTTTTTTTGCAAAAGGCAGAGGTGGTAGAGGCCTATGCGGATCGGTTTGTGCGTTCCCCTAGTCTTCAGTTTCCTTGGCCTAGTGTGGTTCGGCTTAAAGGATATGTGCGCGTGCCTTACAAGCACATCATGCTCAGTCGCAAGAACATTTTGCGCCGGGATCGCTACCGTTGCCAGTATTGTGGCAGTCGTGAAAACCTAACGGTTGACCATGTCATTCCACGCTCACGCGGCGGGAAAGATACGTGGGAAAACTTGGTGACGGCCTGCACGCGCTGCAACAACCGCAAAGGGAATCGGACGCCAGAAGAAGCCGGCATGCAACTCCGCAGTCAGCCCTTCCGTCCCAGCCACATTATGTTTATTCGCGACTTTGTGGGCGTGATCGACGAGGCTTGGAAGCCGTATTTGTTTCTGGTTTGA